ATCATTAAagggttaaaaaaacaaagaatatgcaAAAGAACCTGGTAAAACATTCATTATCTGGCCCTCTTCAGAAAAACTCTGTCCCCTGCCCTCAGGTACTCCCTTATAaaccccagccctccccctgcaGGCCTCTTACCTAGAAGCAAGGGGTAGTCCTTGGCCTCCAGCCATGGGGTACAGACCTGGATGTGCTGGAAATGCTTCTGGCAGATGAGCCGGCTGTAATACTCCTTCAGAGGCCCTTTGCCTTACAGAGAAAACCGGAGTCACTGCACTGGGCCCACGTCTGgccctgtcccccagccccaggcctgaaAAGCCCCTGCAAGGGCGTGAGCAGAAGGCCCACAGGCAGCAGCTCCAATCAGGCCCCTATCCAGACCCCTTCCAGAAACGACCCCCAAGGGGTGTGCACCTTGACTGCTGAGGCCATGGCCGTTCCCCCAGCAGGCCTTGGGctgggaacacagccaggataaacTCTGGCCAGGCACCAGAGTGCCCACCAATACAGCTTCTCACACAGACTGCCCCTGCGCCCCGCCCAGATCCCCAGGTGGCACAGCATGAGCAGTGGGCTCCTGCCGCCCCTGGGCGTCCAAGGGCCTGGAGGAGAGGAGTGTCCAAGGTGGGGCAGCTGGCTAAGGACCCTCCTCCTCCAACCAAatctcctctgcctctctctcttcaccCGGCTCCTTTGGAAACAGTTTGACATTGGACAGCAgactctcattttttaaaaaaaaaaagatacgtgGAAACCACTGTGAAGTAGAAAGCTCAGAATCTCTGAGGTCACGCTATCTGAGATTGAAATCTAGACTCCATGCTCTGCCATGAAGcccttctgagcctcagcctccccGTCAAGCTGGTGTAGAAAACCATACATCACTGAGTTGGGGTGAGAATTAACGAGACAACAAACATCACAGGCCTGACATGCCTCCACTGCCCCGTTTAATACAGGAACAGGGATAGTCCCAGGTGGGTACCTGTTATAACACAGACCAGAGGAGGGAGGCTTTCTCCATCGTTGATCAGCTGTTCGAACTCTGtgtttaggaaaataaatacatgataaCCAAAATCATGTAGTCGGGTGAGTGAGGGGCTGATGcgaggggatgggggaagggagaggaggagggagcacTGCTCCCAACCATGCAATCCCTTCTCCTGGAGGTGGCAATTCAGAGCTAGGCTGGTCACTCACTGACCCAAAAGGGGACTCACGCCTGCCACCTCCACCCagtggccctggccctggggtcAGGAACACTCTGCCAAGGACATCACGCAAGGCCAGGTGAGCATCCTGCAGTTCAGCAGCCCCCGACAAGCCCAGCTCCTGATCACAGCCATACACCTACTTTCTAATGCTGCCAACAAGATGGAGAAGTCTTCATCCTCTACGGGAAAAGAGAACCGAGTGTCACGGGCCAGTTTCTAGATGCCTCCCCACCCAGCTCAATGTGCTCCCCTTTCTCATCGAGGCCCCAAATACATGTGGGGTGCACGCCTGGCAGCAGCGAGAACACAGGCTCAGCCAGGTGCTCACACAAGCCCCAAGCGCCCGGGCGGGTCCTGAGACCTGTCCAGCTCGTGCTGCTGACCAAAAGGGCCGGCCGCCCAGGAAGGCAGGTCACTGTTCCACTCTGGGCATCCCGCTCCGTGAAGGCCGACCTCTCCATGCCCGAGTCCGAGGGTTCTGAACTGAAGGAGCAGAGAGAGCCCGTGAGCTGCCACAGAGCAGGCCCTTGGGCCCGAGAACGGCCATTCTCCCACCAGAGTGAGGCCCGCAGGCTCCCAGTTGTTGGGGTGCAGCCACGTCAGAGCCACCAGGTGGCCCTACCACCCAAGGCCTTGGGCACAGACCTGCACCTTGCTTTCTCTCTTATCTGTATTTATGTGTTGCTAGGTGCTGAGGTCGCAATGGCAGACAAGGCCGACTCAGCCCCTGCCTTCACAGGGCTTACTGTTCTAATCATCCCCTAGACTTAAGATGAGGACGCTGTGACCCCTCCAACTGCCCCCACGTTACTGAGAAGAACAAAGACCAGCTGTATGGAGAGCCGCTCAGAAGGGCTCTCCTTACCCCTGGGAGATGCCCAGAGAACACATAGGTGCACAGACCCCGCCATGCGGTCAGGAACCACTGGCAGGAGGGTAAGGACACCCACAGTCTAGTACAGGGCAAACACTTCCTTAAAGGGCCAAAGAGTAAACACTGTAGGCTTTGGGGAGCCATACGGTCTCCATTGCAAAGCCCAGCTCTGCTCTTGTAGTGTGGAACCAGCCAAGgacaacatgtaaatgaatgaacgtgctgtgttccaataaaactttacttacagaAACAAGCAGCAGGCCTGCAGCCATAGTTTGCCAGCCCCTGGATTAGATCTCCAGGTCAGCAGCGAGCATAAAATAAGGCAGCTGAAAGCTGAAGACAGCAGACTTACCAGGCCCTGAATGCAGAGTAGGTGCGGCTCAGCTTCATAAAGAGCTGGTGTTGCAGGTCCAAAGGCGTCTCTTTAAAGAAAGATGCTGGCTTGTCGTAGACAGTCACAGCTCTGCAACGAGATCATTGGGGGGCTCTAGGGAGGGGCGAAGAAAGGCCTAAGGAACATAAGACCCAGAAGTATCCAGAAGAAGAAGGGTGCTGAGGTATCCAAGTCTCAACAATAAGCTTTAGAATTACTTGGAGAAGCACAGAGAGAATTTCTAACATGAACACTTCCTGGACCATCTGGCTGGCTGAGAAAGAAACTCTAGCTTcctcctccctcagcctcccCAAACCAGTAACCACCTCCCGGAACCCTGGGAGCTCCCAGTGCCTTGCAACATGACACAGCAGCTGGGAGTCAACAGTGCTGGGAGGGACCCCTCGTTTCCCGAGGCCCCTACTTGATGCCCCAGTTCTCTGCCAGGTCTTCCCGCATCGCATTAGTCACACACAGGTTCAGGTGGGACAGGCGTCCGCAGAGCATCTCATACCTGAAAAGACGTATCAGTGGTCAGCCCAGAGCTCTCTGGGCCAGGAACCACCACCCCAGCCCCATGGGACTCAACACCTCTGATACAGAAGAGGCCACAGAGCTGGGATCTCCCAAATCAGGTCACTGGCGAGGCACCTTCCCCGTGTTTGCACAGAGTTCTACCACCTGTACTATTACCTCCCACACACCTTTCTTTAAATCAGATTGCTTTTCAGCTTAAATACAATTACTTTCAAGAGAAACCATATATCACTACAGAATGGAAAATCCAGTCTCTCTTGCcataaaatgaaggagaaatacaataaaatcttGTTATTAAATCTCAGCCACACTGCACTATTCCCTGCAAAGGCTGTGGGGCTGAGGCTCACTCCCAATGGGTTACAAAGGGAGTTTAGCAAATGCTAGAAAGGCGTTATCAACAGATTAGCTCCAAACGGAGACTTGAGCCCTGGTGACAGGGCAGGACTGAAAAAGAACTGGAAACGAACAGAGTTATTTCACGTGTGTAGGTACCACGGCCTGTTCCTCACtcaggatgcagagaaagctctgGAGCTGGACTGCCTGGGATGGAATTTTGGAGCTCACATGTATTAGCTGTGTGGCAAGTGACATGAGGGCTCTCGGTTTCCTGGTTTGTAAAAAGACAGCGATCACAGGACACCCTTGCTGGGCAGCACTGGAGTCTGAATGGGATAAAGGCTTGGCCTGAGGCCTGGCATGCAGCAAGCGCTCACTGACTGCTGCTGCGACCACCACCCACGAATGACCCATCAGGGGAAACGCCACAGCCAGCCAACGGCTTGAGGCTGCAAGCCCACACCAAGGGAGACGGTATAACTCGGACTCAGAACACAACATTGCTTCCTCCTCCAGGTCCAACCTGCTCCCAaggcccttcttccctctccctgtctcaTCAGCTGCAGCAGACTGTGACCCACGTCCCCGTCTGCCAGCAGCAGTCCCCAGTTTCCATTTGGGTATCTGGTACGGGTTCATCTGGGACCCCAGCTCTCCAGTGGAGCATTTGTCCCAAGCCTGAGACAACGGGGTACTGAAGCCCCCCAGGCTCAGAGGGGGTCAGAGGACGCCAGGTGCGCAGGAGCCAACCACAGGCCTGCTCTCTCCACTGagcctggtggggtggggatgaaaGCGAGGGGCTTCCAGAGCCTGAGAAATACCTCTAGGAGGAAGTGTGGAGAGACATGAGAGGGGTCCTGATGACACCTTTTTTGAGCTCAAAGTCAGCCATTTCTCAGGACTTTTCAGTTTCATGGGCCAACAAATGCCCTCCTTTGCTCAGGCCTGTTTCTATCACTTGTCACCAGCGTCAGTCCAACTCCCCAGCCTTGCCCTCACCCCCACAGAGCACACGGGAATCAGCTTCCCCGGGTCTCTGCACCGGCCCTTCTTCCCACCACAGTTTGGGGACAATGTCGGCACCCTCATCCCAGACTCTCACCACTTGGCCAGCAGAACAAGGGGGTGGCCGGGGCCGTGCACCAGACCCATAATGGAGTAGCCGTAGTTGTGCCAGTCAATGACGAGCTTGCTCCCACAAAGGCAGCCTGCAAACCAGCACACGGCAATGGCGGGCAGGCCTGGAGGGTTCTGGGAAAGAGAGActtgaaggaagagaaggaaaccagACCACGGTCAAGAATAAACCAAGTAAAAATAACATACGTGGCAAAGAGTCAATTATCTTTACAGAGCTCTTGATAATCGATAAGCAGAAGAAAGACCCTCTTCCTCACCAAGAGGTATAAACagtcataaaagaaaattgaCCAACCTGATAAGTCCAAGATCACTGATattcaaggaaacaaaaaatggaataaGGAGGAACCATTTTTCATCTATCAGAATGGAAACTCTAAAACACCTAATGATACctggtggtggtgaggatgggGGGAAGAGGCTTCCTTGTTAGGTGGGGGATAAATTGACCCAATCTTACTCTAGGACTATCCAGTAACACATCACAACATTTTAAAAGTGCATGGACTCTGACCAAGCACTTCCCGTCCTAGGAATTTATcccaaggaagaaacagaaccCATGCAAAAGACATATGTTCACTGATACTCTTCaccatacaattttaaaagtaaagggcttccctggtggtgcagtggttgagaatccacctgccaatgcaggggagacaggttcgagccctggtccgggaagattccacatgccacggagcaactaagcccgtgcgccacaactactgagcctgtgctctagagcccatagagcccatgttccacaacaagagaagccactgcgatgagaggCCCACACCCTgcaaacgaagagtagcccccgctcaccgcaactagagaaagcctatgagcagcaatgaagacccaatgcagccaaaaaaaataaataaattaatttttttttttaatttttaagtaaaaaaaatcaggaagggcttccctggtggcgcagtggttgagagtccgcctgccaatgcaggggacacgggttcatgccccagtccgggaagatcccacatgctgcagagcggctgggcccgtgagccatggccgctgagcctgtgcgtccagagcctgtgctccgcaacgggagaggccacaacagtgagagacccgcgtaccgcaaaaaaaaaaaaaaaaaaaaaaaaggagcttctCTACGTTAAAAAGCAGTCAAGGTAAGAGGCTAAGAGTGGAACTCCAGAACTAGAGTGACAacctggttcaaatcctgactccagcacttcctagctgtgtgacaaTGGGTTACTTACAGAACCTCTCTGGGTCTAGGTTCCCTCATCTCTAAGTGTAGGTAACACAAGAACCTACTTCTCAGGATTGTTgtgaagaattaaatgagataatgcaggcAAAACACTTACATATGTAACAAGTACAAAATAAGACTATCTGTAAACACTGAAAAACAGAAGGGATGAGTACCATAAATAGAATGGACACATACCATAGGCTCCTactcatgtttttaaaagtttatacacacacatgtgaatATGCACTTACCaatctgtacatttttttaaactggaaagtaaagaaaactgttaaaacagtggttctcacagCGGGAGGTGGAGCTGACACGTACCTGGAGAAAGATGTAAGCTGCTGGCTTCCTGCACATCAACTTCCACAGCAAGTGCACTGCCTGAAACACAACTTTGACTCCATACTGGAGAATATGGGGCCCAACTGCAAGTCAGAAAACAGCCATCACTAGTAAAGGAGTTCTTGGCAATTTGCAgatcccctccaccccacactccccgccttcccctccccccctacacacacagaTTCAGAGATATCAGGAGTTGACTGCTTCCTACCTGCAAGTCTCTGAACTTCTGTCAGACTCACAATCTGAATTCTGTCGCTCTGCAAGAGCTCATCGTGGGGTTTGGAGGCTGAAAAGAATgtcccttttaatgtgctggagAAGATGATCTAATTTAAAGTCAGATGATCCCCACCCCACAGGCTGAATAGGGGAGAGTGTTTTGgaacctctctgttcctcagtagCCAGAACAGAGAATGAGGCCAGTTCTTGTCCAGATTCCACTAGACCACCCACAGAGGGAGGGCTGGAATCTTATCCATTtttacttagcacaatgcctggcacatagtaggcactcaagcTGACCTAGATTCCCTGGATGGTGGAATTATCACACCATAGGGAGACCCCTAGGAAGTCTCACTCCAGCCCCTCACCCTGGGGTAGCAGACTCTAAACAGGGACCAGAAGCAACCAGTGCTATTC
This region of Phocoena phocoena chromosome 15, mPhoPho1.1, whole genome shotgun sequence genomic DNA includes:
- the ALG1 gene encoding chitobiosyldiphosphodolichol beta-mannosyltransferase, translating into MAASCVVLLALVLTLLLLVAWKRWRWGRAARHVIVVVLGDVGRSPRMQYHALSLAKCGFSVTFLGFCTSKPHDELLQSDRIQIVSLTEVQRLAVGPHILQYGVKVVFQAVHLLWKLMCRKPAAYIFLQNPPGLPAIAVCWFAGCLCGSKLVIDWHNYGYSIMGLVHGPGHPLVLLAKWYEMLCGRLSHLNLCVTNAMREDLAENWGIKAVTVYDKPASFFKETPLDLQHQLFMKLSRTYSAFRACSEPSDSGMERSAFTERDAQSGTVTCLPGRPALLVSSTSWTEDEDFSILLAALEKFEQLINDGESLPPLVCVITGKGPLKEYYSRLICQKHFQHIQVCTPWLEAKDYPLLLGSADLGVCLHRSSSGLDLPMKVVDMFGCCLPVCAVNFQCLHELVKHEENGLVFEDSEELAAQLQMLFSKFPDPAGKLNQFCKNLRESEQLRWDESWKRTVLPLITDT